In Pseudomonas fluorescens, one genomic interval encodes:
- a CDS encoding ABC transporter permease: protein MIELLQEYWKPFLYTDGNNITGLAMTMWLLSASIFIGFLVSIPLSIARVSSHFYVRWPVQFYTYLFRGTPLYIQLLICYTGIYSLAAVRAQPLLDSFFRDAMNCTILAFALNTCAYTTEIFAGAIRSMNHGEVEAAKAYGLTGWKLYAYVIMPSALRRSLPYYSNEVILMLHSTTVAFTATIPDILKVARDANSATYLTFQSFGIAALIYLTITFALVGLFRLAERRWLAFLGPTH from the coding sequence ATGATCGAACTCCTGCAGGAATACTGGAAACCCTTCCTTTATACCGACGGCAACAACATCACCGGGCTGGCGATGACGATGTGGCTGCTCAGCGCCTCGATCTTCATTGGCTTTCTGGTGTCGATCCCGTTGTCGATTGCCCGGGTGTCCTCGCACTTCTATGTGCGCTGGCCGGTGCAGTTCTACACCTACCTGTTCCGGGGCACGCCGCTCTACATCCAGTTGCTGATCTGCTACACCGGGATCTACAGCCTGGCCGCCGTGCGCGCGCAGCCGTTGCTCGACAGTTTCTTTCGCGATGCGATGAACTGCACGATCCTCGCGTTCGCCCTGAACACCTGCGCTTACACCACGGAGATTTTCGCCGGGGCGATCCGCAGCATGAACCATGGCGAAGTCGAAGCGGCCAAGGCCTACGGGCTGACCGGCTGGAAGCTGTACGCCTACGTGATCATGCCGTCGGCGCTGCGTCGCTCGTTGCCGTATTACAGCAACGAAGTGATCCTGATGCTGCACTCGACCACCGTGGCCTTCACCGCGACCATCCCCGACATCCTGAAAGTTGCGCGGGACGCCAACTCGGCGACCTACCTGACCTTCCAGTCGTTCGGCATCGCCGCGCTGATCTACCTGACCATTACCTTTGCGCTGGTCGGCCTGTTCCGCCTCGCCGAACGCCGATGGCTGGCATTCCTCGGGCCGACCCACTAG
- a CDS encoding ABC transporter permease: protein MFENLLQNLGLSAFSLKGFGPLLLEGTWMTIKLSALSLLVAVLLGLLGASAKLSKSKLLRLPAQLYTTLIRGVPDLVLMLLIFYSLQTWLTALTDVMEWDYIEIDSFTAGVITLGFIYGAYFTETFRGAILAVPRGQVEAATAYGLKRGQRFRFVVFPQMMRFALPGIGNNWMVMLKATALVSIIGLADLVKAAQDAGKSTYQLFYFLVLAALIYLLITSASNVILRWLERRYAAGAREAVR, encoded by the coding sequence ATGTTCGAAAACCTCTTACAAAATCTGGGGCTCTCCGCCTTCAGCCTCAAGGGCTTTGGTCCGTTGCTGTTGGAAGGCACCTGGATGACCATCAAATTGTCCGCGTTGTCGCTGCTGGTGGCCGTGTTGCTCGGTCTCTTGGGCGCTAGTGCCAAACTGTCGAAATCCAAACTGCTGCGCCTGCCTGCCCAGCTCTACACCACGCTGATTCGCGGGGTGCCGGATCTGGTGCTGATGCTGTTGATTTTCTACAGCCTGCAAACCTGGCTGACCGCCCTGACCGACGTCATGGAGTGGGACTACATCGAAATCGACTCCTTTACCGCCGGGGTGATTACCCTGGGCTTCATCTATGGCGCGTATTTCACCGAAACTTTCCGTGGGGCGATCCTCGCCGTACCACGCGGTCAGGTCGAAGCGGCCACCGCCTACGGCCTCAAGCGTGGCCAGCGCTTTCGCTTCGTGGTGTTCCCGCAAATGATGCGCTTCGCCCTGCCGGGCATCGGCAACAACTGGATGGTGATGCTCAAGGCCACCGCGCTGGTGTCGATCATCGGTCTGGCGGATCTGGTCAAAGCCGCGCAGGACGCCGGTAAAAGCACCTATCAACTGTTCTACTTCCTGGTACTCGCCGCCTTGATCTATCTGCTGATCACCAGTGCATCCAACGTCATCCTGCGCTGGCTCGAGCGCCGTTACGCCGCCGGTGCCCGGGAGGCCGTACGATGA
- a CDS encoding transporter substrate-binding domain-containing protein, translated as MKKALLTLSALALCMAAGSALAKEYKELRFGVDPSYAPFESKAADGSLVGFDIDLGNAICAELKVKCKWVESDFDGMIPGLNANKFDGVISSMTVTPAREKAIDFSSELFSGPTSYVFKKGSGLSDDVASLKGKSVGYEQGTIQEAYAKAVLEKAGVKIQAYANQDQVYADLKNGRLDASIQDMLQAELGFLKSPDGANYEVSKPVDSELLPAKTAVGIKKGNKELKALLDKGIKALHDDGKYAEIQKKHFGDLNLYSGK; from the coding sequence ATGAAAAAAGCATTGCTGACCCTTTCTGCACTGGCGTTGTGCATGGCTGCCGGCTCCGCGCTGGCCAAGGAATACAAAGAGCTGCGTTTTGGCGTTGATCCTTCCTACGCACCGTTCGAGTCGAAAGCGGCCGACGGCAGCCTGGTGGGCTTCGACATCGACCTGGGCAACGCGATCTGCGCCGAGCTGAAGGTCAAGTGCAAATGGGTTGAAAGTGACTTCGACGGCATGATTCCGGGCCTCAACGCCAACAAATTCGACGGTGTGATCTCGTCGATGACCGTGACCCCGGCCCGTGAAAAGGCGATCGACTTCTCCAGCGAGCTGTTCTCCGGCCCGACTTCCTACGTGTTCAAGAAGGGTTCCGGCCTTAGCGATGACGTCGCTTCCCTCAAGGGCAAGTCCGTCGGTTACGAGCAAGGCACCATCCAGGAAGCCTACGCCAAGGCCGTATTGGAGAAGGCCGGGGTAAAAATCCAGGCGTACGCCAACCAGGATCAGGTCTATGCCGACCTGAAAAACGGCCGCCTCGACGCCTCGATCCAGGACATGCTGCAAGCCGAACTGGGCTTTTTGAAGTCGCCGGATGGCGCCAACTACGAAGTCAGCAAGCCGGTCGACAGCGAATTGCTGCCAGCCAAAACCGCTGTCGGTATTAAGAAAGGTAACAAAGAGCTGAAGGCGCTTTTAGATAAAGGTATCAAAGCGTTACACGATGACGGCAAATACGCCGAGATTCAAAAGAAACACTTTGGCGATCTGAATCTGTACAGCGGTAAATAA
- a CDS encoding ATP-dependent DNA ligase, which produces MKAFAELYAELDATTSSNAKLAAMQTYFAQAAPQDAAWAVYFLSGGRPRQLVPVRILRELAVEVSGLQPWLFEESYQSVGDLAETISLVLPENSHSSEAGLAEWIEDKLLPLRGETPEYLARHLPALWAQLDRPSLMLCIKLITGSFRVGVSKLLVTRALASMAGLDSKRVAQRLVGYTDLSNRPNATSYLKLIAPESADEHAQRGGQPYPFFLAHGLSQPVEEFEALLGPASNWQVEWKWDGIRAQVVKREGRLWVWSRGEELVTERFPEFDTLVHALPDGTVIDGEIVVWKSTHPSTADAFDPQSSAPPAVQPFALLQQRIGRKTLDKKILEEVPVVVLAYDLLEWQGEDWRNRPQAERRTQLEQVIAHGNNPVLLASPILTGSDWFDLAQQREASRRLGVEGMMLKARDALYGVGRTKDMGVWWKWKVDPFSVDAVLIYAQRGHGRRASLYSDYTFAVWDGPPESSQRALVPFAKAYSGLTDEEMRQVDSIVRKTTVEKFGPVSSVKPSLVFELGFEGIALSRRHKSGIAVRFPRMLRWRQDKTVDEADSLATLQDLLA; this is translated from the coding sequence ATGAAAGCTTTCGCCGAGCTGTACGCCGAACTCGACGCCACCACGTCAAGCAACGCCAAACTGGCAGCGATGCAAACCTACTTCGCTCAAGCAGCACCACAGGACGCGGCATGGGCGGTGTACTTTCTGTCCGGTGGACGCCCGCGGCAACTGGTGCCGGTGCGCATCCTGCGCGAACTGGCGGTGGAAGTCTCGGGACTGCAACCGTGGCTGTTCGAGGAAAGTTATCAATCCGTCGGCGATCTGGCGGAAACCATTTCCCTGGTGCTCCCGGAAAATTCGCACAGCTCCGAGGCCGGCCTTGCCGAATGGATTGAAGACAAGCTGCTGCCACTGCGCGGTGAAACCCCGGAATACCTCGCCCGCCACCTGCCCGCGCTGTGGGCGCAACTGGATCGGCCGAGCCTGATGCTGTGCATCAAGCTGATCACCGGCAGTTTCCGCGTCGGCGTGTCGAAACTGCTGGTCACCCGCGCTCTGGCGTCGATGGCCGGCCTCGACAGCAAACGCGTGGCGCAGCGCCTGGTGGGTTACACCGACCTGTCGAACCGGCCGAACGCGACCAGCTACCTGAAACTGATCGCGCCGGAATCCGCCGATGAACATGCGCAACGTGGCGGCCAACCCTACCCGTTCTTCCTCGCGCATGGCTTGTCACAACCGGTGGAGGAGTTTGAAGCGCTGCTGGGGCCGGCGAGCAACTGGCAAGTGGAATGGAAGTGGGATGGCATCCGGGCGCAGGTGGTCAAGCGCGAGGGTCGGCTGTGGGTCTGGTCGCGGGGTGAAGAACTGGTGACCGAGCGTTTCCCCGAGTTCGACACACTGGTCCACGCGTTACCCGACGGCACGGTAATCGACGGCGAAATCGTGGTCTGGAAAAGCACCCATCCGAGCACCGCAGACGCCTTCGATCCGCAATCGAGCGCACCGCCGGCGGTGCAACCGTTCGCCCTGCTGCAGCAGCGCATCGGGCGCAAAACCCTCGACAAGAAAATCCTCGAAGAAGTGCCGGTGGTGGTGCTCGCCTACGACTTGCTGGAGTGGCAGGGCGAAGACTGGCGCAACCGTCCGCAGGCCGAACGACGTACGCAACTGGAGCAGGTCATCGCTCACGGTAACAACCCGGTGTTACTGGCCTCGCCGATTCTGACCGGCAGCGACTGGTTCGACCTCGCCCAGCAGCGCGAAGCCTCACGGCGCCTCGGTGTCGAGGGCATGATGCTCAAGGCCCGCGACGCCCTGTATGGCGTAGGCCGGACCAAGGACATGGGCGTGTGGTGGAAGTGGAAGGTCGATCCGTTCAGCGTCGATGCGGTGTTGATCTATGCCCAGCGCGGACATGGCCGGCGCGCCAGTCTGTACAGCGATTACACCTTCGCCGTGTGGGACGGCCCGCCCGAGTCCAGCCAACGAGCGCTGGTGCCGTTCGCCAAGGCCTATTCGGGGCTGACCGACGAGGAAATGCGCCAGGTCGACAGCATCGTGCGCAAGACCACCGTGGAAAAATTCGGCCCGGTCAGCAGCGTCAAGCCGAGTCTGGTGTTCGAACTGGGTTTCGAAGGCATCGCCCTATCGCGGCGGCACAAGAGCGGGATCGCCGTGCGTTTTCCAAGGATGCTGCGCTGGCGGCAGGACAAGACGGTGGATGAGGCCGATAGCCTGGCAACGTTGCAGGATTTGCTGGCCTGA
- a CDS encoding ligase-associated DNA damage response exonuclease — translation MDLVIARPEGLYCPAGDFYIDPWRPVERSVITHAHGDHARNGNQHYLASSASEGILRARLGQDINLQTLAYGQRLTHHGVTLSFHPAGHVLGSAQVRLEYGGEVWVASGDYKIEPDGTCAPFEPVRCHTFITESTFGLPIYRWQPQAQVFSEINQWWQANIAAGKASVLFCYSFGKAQRILHGIDASLGPILSHGAVEPLNRVYREAGVYLPPTIYAGDIKKSDPIMRQALVIAPPSAGGSTWMRRFGDYSDAFASGWMRLRGTRRRRGVDRGFVLSDHADWPGLLWAIEQTGAERVMVTHGSIGVLVRHLREQGLDAQGFNTEYGDDEEENIGAEPVIAEVQA, via the coding sequence ATGGACCTTGTTATCGCCCGCCCCGAAGGTTTGTATTGCCCTGCCGGGGATTTCTACATTGATCCGTGGCGCCCGGTCGAGCGCTCGGTGATCACCCATGCCCACGGCGATCACGCCCGTAACGGCAATCAGCACTACCTTGCCAGCAGCGCCAGCGAAGGGATTTTGCGCGCGCGTCTGGGTCAGGACATCAACCTGCAAACCCTCGCCTACGGCCAGCGGCTCACCCATCACGGCGTGACCTTGAGTTTCCATCCCGCCGGGCATGTGCTCGGTTCGGCTCAGGTACGCCTGGAATACGGTGGCGAAGTCTGGGTCGCGTCGGGGGATTACAAAATCGAACCCGATGGCACCTGCGCGCCGTTCGAACCGGTGCGCTGCCACACCTTCATCACCGAATCGACGTTCGGCCTGCCGATCTACCGCTGGCAACCACAGGCGCAGGTGTTCAGCGAGATCAACCAGTGGTGGCAGGCGAACATCGCCGCCGGCAAGGCCAGCGTGCTGTTCTGTTATTCGTTCGGCAAGGCTCAGCGGATCCTGCACGGCATCGACGCCAGCCTCGGCCCGATCCTCAGCCACGGCGCGGTCGAGCCGCTGAACCGGGTCTACCGCGAGGCCGGCGTGTACCTGCCGCCGACGATCTACGCCGGCGACATCAAAAAATCCGACCCGATCATGCGTCAGGCGCTGGTCATCGCCCCGCCCTCGGCGGGCGGCAGCACCTGGATGCGCCGGTTCGGTGACTACAGCGACGCCTTCGCCAGCGGCTGGATGCGCCTGCGCGGCACCCGTCGGCGGCGCGGCGTGGATCGCGGTTTCGTGCTCTCGGATCACGCCGACTGGCCGGGTCTGCTCTGGGCCATCGAACAGACCGGCGCCGAACGGGTGATGGTCACCCACGGCTCGATCGGCGTGCTGGTCCGGCATCTGCGCGAACAAGGCCTGGACGCGCAGGGTTTCAACACCGAATACGGCGACGACGAAGAGGAGAACATTGGCGCCGAGCCGGTTATCGCCGAGGTGCAAGCATGA
- a CDS encoding penicillin acylase family protein: MASPALTHFLPRFGVAAAVTGVLSLSGCQTWNAQDTLPPTSGVQPLKGLAQNVSVRRNAMGMPLIESNSFHDALFALGYVHASDRINQMVTLRLLAQGRLAEMSGASMLDADRYMRAVNLKKSADELYKASSPRLKRFFEVYARGVNAYLFRYADKLPGDLAASGYKPEYWKPEDSALIFALLNFSQSANLPEEISSLVLAQTVSSDKLAWLTPSAPDENLPMAEADKLQGLKLNGQIPGLTELSNASHQLAAVNLLGASTSNNWAIAPQRSRSGKSILASDSHGPLAAPSLWSFVQIRAPKYQAAGVTVAGLPMILGGFNGKVAWSATSVLGDNQDLFLEKIRRQGNSLTYEVNGKWQPLGVRNETYFVKGQRPIREAVYETRHGALLNSAQAVQGNGFGLALQTPSFTDDKSLDAFFDLTRAQNVERASDASREIRAIALNMVFADASNIGWQVTGRFPNRREGEGLLPSPGWEGRYDWDGYADPILHPYDQDPTQGWLGTANQRVIPHGYGMQLSNSWAAPERGERLAELANSGKQDGRSVIAMQYDQTTTFAAKLKKMFEAPGMKQPLKQAIDALPEADRNKAREAFTRLMAFDGKLSPTSADAAIYELFLQESMKQIFLDELGPESSPAWKAFVANGDLSYAAQADHLLGREDSPFWDDLRTPQKEDKAVILARSLAAAINAGDSQLGGDHKAWQWGKLHSYTWKNANGQTVRGPLAAGGDHTTLNTSAFTWGKDFNTTRAPSMRFIVDFSQAEPLMGQNGTGQSGNPASPNYLNGIDAWLKGQYIGLPMQPQNFDRVYGKTRLTLTPGK, from the coding sequence ATGGCCTCGCCAGCCCTCACACATTTTCTTCCCCGGTTCGGCGTTGCCGCAGCAGTGACCGGTGTCTTGAGCCTGTCCGGTTGCCAGACCTGGAACGCGCAGGACACCCTCCCGCCTACCTCCGGCGTGCAACCGCTCAAGGGTCTGGCGCAGAACGTTTCGGTGCGACGCAATGCCATGGGCATGCCGTTGATCGAAAGCAACAGCTTCCACGACGCACTGTTCGCCCTCGGTTACGTGCATGCCAGCGACCGCATTAACCAGATGGTCACCCTGCGCCTGTTGGCCCAGGGGCGTCTGGCGGAAATGTCCGGCGCCTCGATGCTCGACGCCGACCGCTACATGCGCGCGGTCAACCTGAAGAAAAGCGCCGACGAGCTGTACAAGGCCTCGTCGCCACGCCTCAAGCGCTTCTTCGAAGTCTATGCGCGGGGCGTCAACGCCTACCTGTTCCGCTACGCCGACAAACTGCCGGGCGACCTCGCCGCCAGCGGCTACAAGCCGGAATACTGGAAACCGGAGGATTCGGCGCTGATCTTTGCGCTGTTGAACTTCAGCCAGTCGGCCAACCTGCCGGAAGAAATTTCCTCGCTGGTGCTGGCGCAAACCGTGAGCAGCGACAAACTCGCCTGGCTGACCCCGTCCGCACCGGACGAGAACTTGCCAATGGCCGAAGCCGACAAGCTGCAAGGCCTCAAGCTCAACGGGCAGATTCCCGGCCTCACCGAGCTGAGCAACGCCAGCCATCAACTGGCGGCGGTAAATCTGCTCGGCGCCAGCACCTCGAACAACTGGGCCATCGCCCCGCAACGCAGCCGCAGCGGCAAGAGCATTCTCGCCAGCGACAGTCATGGCCCACTGGCGGCACCGTCGCTGTGGAGCTTCGTGCAGATCCGCGCGCCGAAATATCAGGCTGCCGGTGTCACCGTTGCCGGTCTGCCGATGATCCTCGGCGGTTTCAACGGCAAAGTCGCGTGGAGCGCCACCAGCGTGCTCGGCGACAATCAGGACCTGTTCCTGGAAAAAATCCGCCGTCAGGGCAACAGCCTGACCTATGAGGTCAATGGCAAATGGCAGCCGCTGGGCGTGCGCAACGAAACCTATTTCGTCAAAGGCCAGCGACCAATTCGCGAAGCGGTGTACGAAACCCGCCACGGCGCGCTGCTCAACAGTGCTCAGGCCGTACAGGGCAACGGTTTTGGCCTGGCCCTGCAAACCCCGAGCTTCACCGACGACAAATCGCTGGACGCGTTTTTTGACCTGACCCGCGCACAGAACGTTGAACGCGCTTCAGACGCCAGCCGCGAGATCCGCGCCATCGCCCTGAACATGGTATTCGCCGACGCCAGCAACATCGGCTGGCAAGTCACCGGACGTTTCCCCAACCGGCGCGAAGGCGAAGGCCTGCTGCCATCGCCGGGCTGGGAAGGTCGTTATGACTGGGACGGTTACGCCGACCCGATATTGCACCCGTACGATCAGGACCCGACCCAGGGCTGGCTCGGCACCGCCAACCAGCGGGTCATTCCTCACGGCTACGGCATGCAGTTGTCCAACTCGTGGGCGGCGCCGGAGCGCGGTGAGCGCTTGGCGGAACTGGCCAACAGCGGCAAACAGGACGGTCGCAGCGTGATCGCCATGCAGTACGACCAGACCACCACCTTCGCTGCCAAGCTGAAGAAAATGTTTGAAGCGCCGGGCATGAAGCAGCCGCTGAAACAGGCGATCGACGCCCTGCCGGAAGCCGATCGCAACAAGGCGCGCGAGGCGTTCACCCGATTGATGGCGTTTGACGGCAAGCTCAGCCCGACCTCGGCGGATGCGGCGATCTATGAACTGTTCCTGCAAGAAAGCATGAAGCAGATCTTCCTCGATGAGCTCGGCCCCGAGTCGAGTCCGGCGTGGAAAGCCTTTGTTGCCAATGGCGACTTGTCCTACGCGGCGCAGGCCGATCACCTGCTCGGGCGCGAAGACAGCCCGTTCTGGGATGACTTGCGTACCCCGCAGAAAGAAGACAAAGCCGTGATTCTGGCGCGCAGTCTGGCCGCCGCGATCAACGCTGGCGACAGTCAGTTGGGTGGCGATCACAAGGCCTGGCAGTGGGGCAAACTGCACAGCTACACGTGGAAAAACGCCAACGGCCAGACCGTTCGCGGCCCGCTGGCAGCCGGTGGCGATCACACCACGCTCAATACCTCGGCGTTTACCTGGGGCAAGGACTTCAACACCACGCGGGCGCCGTCGATGCGTTTCATCGTCGATTTCAGCCAGGCTGAGCCGCTGATGGGCCAGAACGGCACCGGCCAGTCCGGCAACCCGGCCAGCCCGAACTACCTCAACGGCATCGACGCTTGGCTCAAGGGTCAGTACATCGGCTTGCCGATGCAGCCGCAGAACTTTGACCGGGTGTATGGCAAGACGCGTTTGACCCTCACACCGGGCAAGTAA
- a CDS encoding cysteine hydrolase family protein — MELKANAALIIIDQQQGILQPRLGRRNNPQAEERMLDLLRAWRSSGRPVIHVQHLSREPDSVFWPGQSGVEFQQRFMPQDGEWLIRKQVPDAFCATGLEAQLHEAGIGQLIIVGVATNNSVESTARTAGNLGFEAWVAEDACFTFDKADYFGTPRSAEEVHGMSLGNVHGEYATVVSAAQILAAV, encoded by the coding sequence ATGGAGCTCAAGGCCAACGCCGCACTGATCATCATCGACCAGCAACAAGGCATTCTGCAGCCGCGACTGGGTAGGCGGAATAATCCACAGGCCGAAGAACGCATGCTCGATTTACTGAGGGCGTGGCGCAGTAGCGGGCGGCCGGTGATTCATGTGCAGCATCTGTCGCGTGAACCGGATTCGGTGTTCTGGCCCGGGCAGTCAGGGGTGGAATTTCAGCAGCGATTCATGCCGCAGGACGGTGAATGGCTGATCCGGAAACAGGTACCGGATGCGTTTTGTGCCACGGGGCTGGAAGCGCAGCTGCATGAGGCGGGGATCGGGCAATTGATCATTGTTGGTGTAGCGACCAACAACTCGGTGGAATCCACAGCGCGCACGGCGGGCAATCTGGGGTTTGAGGCGTGGGTGGCGGAGGATGCGTGTTTCACCTTCGACAAGGCCGATTATTTCGGCACACCGCGTTCAGCCGAAGAAGTGCACGGGATGTCGCTGGGGAATGTGCACGGGGAGTATGCGACGGTGGTCAGCGCTGCGCAGATTCTGGCGGCTGTCTGA
- a CDS encoding SEC-C metal-binding domain-containing protein produces MTQQPHVHGPDCNHDHDHHHDHDHGHVHGPNCGHAHQEPVRNALKDVGRNDPCPCGNGKKFKKCHGA; encoded by the coding sequence ATGACTCAGCAACCTCATGTCCATGGCCCTGATTGCAACCACGATCATGACCATCATCACGATCACGATCATGGCCATGTCCACGGCCCGAACTGCGGCCACGCCCACCAGGAACCGGTGCGCAACGCCCTGAAAGACGTCGGCCGCAACGACCCTTGCCCATGCGGCAACGGCAAGAAATTCAAGAAGTGCCACGGCGCTTGA
- a CDS encoding LEA type 2 family protein: MLGHCRTLHGLLLMLILNLGGCASWFSDDSVDPAVHLVKVEVVRAKLLEQKFILHFRIDNPNDSDLTVRGMEYRIHLADLLLAEGEHEHWITVGPKSSAFYRIPIRTNLWPRVKDVVKMLKSQHQQVPYRLQGEMETGLFIAHYVHLERNGVIIPADLIPEHNR, encoded by the coding sequence ATGCTCGGTCACTGTCGCACACTGCATGGCTTGTTATTGATGCTGATCCTGAACCTCGGCGGTTGCGCCTCATGGTTCAGCGACGACAGCGTCGACCCCGCCGTGCACCTGGTAAAAGTCGAGGTGGTGCGGGCCAAGCTGCTCGAACAGAAATTCATCCTGCACTTTCGCATCGACAACCCAAACGACAGCGACCTGACGGTGCGCGGCATGGAATATCGCATTCATCTGGCAGACCTGTTGCTTGCCGAAGGCGAGCATGAACACTGGATCACGGTAGGGCCGAAAAGCAGCGCGTTCTATCGGATACCGATCCGCACCAACCTGTGGCCGCGGGTCAAGGACGTGGTGAAAATGCTGAAAAGTCAGCACCAGCAGGTGCCCTATCGATTGCAGGGTGAGATGGAAACCGGTTTATTCATCGCCCACTACGTGCACCTGGAGCGCAATGGCGTGATAATCCCCGCCGATTTAATTCCGGAGCACAACCGATGA
- a CDS encoding YchJ family protein, translated as MSTAICPCGSGNLLEACCGHYHEGHPAPCAEALMRSRYSAYVLGLIDYLVATTLPAQQAGLDRQSISAWSAQSTWLGLEVESSEVFGGQPEHAFVTFTARWHDSQGEHSHRERSSFVQNAGRWYFIDPTVQLKLGRNDACPCASGQKFKKCCAGYFGA; from the coding sequence ATGAGTACAGCCATTTGCCCGTGCGGCAGCGGCAACCTGCTGGAGGCCTGCTGCGGCCACTATCACGAAGGCCACCCGGCGCCTTGCGCCGAAGCGCTGATGCGTTCGCGCTACAGCGCCTACGTGCTGGGGCTGATCGATTATCTGGTGGCCACCACCCTGCCCGCCCAGCAGGCCGGTCTGGATCGCCAGTCGATCAGCGCCTGGAGCGCGCAGAGCACCTGGCTCGGCCTTGAGGTCGAAAGCTCGGAAGTGTTCGGCGGCCAACCCGAGCATGCCTTCGTCACCTTTACCGCGCGCTGGCACGACAGCCAGGGCGAACACAGCCACCGCGAGCGCTCCTCGTTCGTGCAAAACGCCGGGCGCTGGTACTTCATCGACCCGACCGTGCAGTTGAAGCTGGGGCGCAATGACGCGTGCCCGTGTGCCAGCGGGCAGAAGTTCAAGAAGTGCTGTGCGGGGTATTTCGGCGCATAA
- a CDS encoding DUF6231 family protein — translation MNVAISSRTPQQALAALLDRYAPARLLLIGASEFPALAAFKQAHPDTCVAHAAPGALPAELAARRFDLALVVDCLEHLPKRDGLNLLGGIRNLNASRIAVLADLPASGWQETDFYSLALQASERFQRDDQVLTLFTYDLLDYKQVPDWLNSRFWANPENFGKYWW, via the coding sequence ATGAACGTCGCCATTTCTTCGCGCACGCCGCAACAGGCGCTGGCTGCTTTACTGGATCGCTATGCCCCGGCGCGTTTACTGCTGATCGGCGCCAGCGAATTTCCGGCGCTCGCCGCGTTCAAGCAGGCGCACCCGGACACCTGCGTGGCCCACGCCGCACCCGGTGCGTTGCCCGCCGAACTCGCGGCGCGGCGCTTCGACCTGGCGCTGGTGGTCGATTGCCTTGAGCACCTGCCCAAGCGTGACGGCTTGAATCTGCTGGGCGGGATTCGCAACCTCAACGCCAGTCGCATTGCAGTGCTGGCGGATCTGCCGGCCAGCGGCTGGCAGGAAACCGATTTCTACTCGCTGGCGCTGCAGGCCAGTGAACGCTTCCAGCGTGACGATCAGGTACTGACCCTGTTCACCTATGATCTGCTTGACTACAAACAAGTCCCCGACTGGCTCAACTCGCGATTCTGGGCCAATCCGGAAAACTTCGGCAAATACTGGTGGTAA
- a CDS encoding OmpA family protein, which produces MSIVRTALPLILLTSVLTGCAGLQKTDWPTCAAVGGVVGAGLGATESSAWAGYGALVVGGTAAAYCWVHGDGDEDGDGVPDSRDKCPHTPKGVQVDADGCPPPAPAPVVEEAVVVKEETIVIRDVHFQFDKATLTGSDKQVLDKVATRLKQESSTAQLTVTGHTDSVGSDAYNKKLSDRRAHSVVEYLIQQGVPRASFVSVSGMGESQPVADNKTADGRAQNRRTEIKIVR; this is translated from the coding sequence ATGAGCATAGTTCGGACAGCATTACCTTTGATTCTGCTAACCAGTGTGTTGACTGGTTGCGCAGGTTTGCAGAAAACCGACTGGCCGACCTGTGCGGCGGTCGGTGGTGTAGTCGGTGCCGGTCTCGGCGCGACGGAAAGTTCGGCGTGGGCCGGTTATGGCGCGCTGGTGGTCGGTGGTACGGCAGCCGCCTATTGCTGGGTGCACGGTGATGGCGACGAAGACGGCGATGGTGTGCCGGACAGTCGCGACAAGTGCCCGCACACGCCTAAAGGCGTGCAGGTCGATGCTGACGGCTGCCCACCACCTGCCCCTGCGCCAGTGGTAGAAGAGGCCGTTGTGGTCAAGGAAGAAACTATCGTCATTCGCGATGTGCACTTCCAGTTCGACAAAGCCACCCTGACCGGCTCCGACAAACAGGTGCTGGATAAAGTCGCCACGCGCCTGAAACAAGAGTCGTCCACGGCGCAACTGACCGTGACCGGCCACACCGACAGCGTCGGCAGCGATGCCTACAACAAAAAACTGTCGGATCGCCGTGCGCACTCGGTGGTGGAATACCTGATCCAGCAGGGTGTGCCGCGTGCCAGCTTCGTTTCGGTCTCGGGCATGGGTGAAAGCCAGCCAGTGGCGGATAACAAAACCGCAGACGGTCGCGCACAGAACCGTCGTACCGAAATCAAAATCGTCCGCTAG